In one Culex quinquefasciatus strain JHB chromosome 2, VPISU_Cqui_1.0_pri_paternal, whole genome shotgun sequence genomic region, the following are encoded:
- the LOC119767759 gene encoding uncharacterized protein LOC119767759 produces the protein MFVASPGTAGFTNSTIFDVLVQLWFVLKRRGLSPNRFSACCAASCCAVCVLAEPRLAQCHQVGSVDELNSRRNHRGVGTWLHLLHVNQLVRVVSVQSVLDQVCVELTCDQ, from the exons ATGTTTGTAGCATCGCCTGGAACAGCAG GTTTCACCAACTCCACGATCTTCGATGTCCTTGTTCAACTCTGGTTCGTCCTCAAACGTCGTGGCTTGAGCCCTAACCGCTTCTCCGCGTGCTGCGCTGCTTCCTGTTGTGCCGTCTGTGTCCTGGCGGAGCCTCGCCTCGCGCAATGCCACCAAGTTGGCTCTGTCGACGAGTTGAACTCCCGCAGGAATCACCGAGGTGTTGGAACGTGGCTGCATCTGCTCCACGTCAACCAACTCGTTCGCGTTGTGTCTGTCCAGAGTGTCCTTGATCAAGTGTGTGTCGAACTTACTTGTGATCAATAA